The Pelagibacterium halotolerans B2 nucleotide sequence ACGGCGATGTCGCCTCGGGCTATGATGGCCATTCGAGCTTAGCTCCCATGGCCTTCTCACCTCCAATCGTGCCACCGGCACGATTGGCCGAAGGACGGATCGAAGTAGACGGCATGGGGCGATGAACGCTCCGCACTGAAATTTGTATATATGAAGCGATCATCGCCCCATGCATCCGGGGTTTTTGGCTTATGGCGGCGTCTCGGGCTGGGGTTTGTTGGGAAATTATCTTTGCAGATGACTTCCGCGGTGCCCCTCCGGGTTTCCCCGGTACGACGTGGATACCACTCCTCGTCCGGCCATCCGTCCGCTTTGGGCCTTCCCTGCGGCGACCCGCAAGGAACCCGGACCAAACCCGCCCAAACGTTCGTTGCGCTTGCGTCCATATGCGCGGGTTCGTGAAGCCAGTATGGGGGAGGTCCAGGGTGCGGGGATAAAGTTTTTTCCACACGTGCCATGGGGTAAGGTCTGTCGCGCATATCTGCGTCAGGGTTATGGAAAACCGCCACCCCTCCTTAACACCGCCCTGACATAGTAAACACAATCGAAAGACAAAAAAGGAGCCTGATGATGGGCCGCAAACGCCATTCCTCGCTGCGTTCGTCAAAAGAGGATATGGAAGCCGTACGCCATTCGCCGCAAACGCCGCAGACCCAGTCGGCGGCGTATCGGCTGGCTTTCGCCGATGAAGAGTTCATGACCAGCGAGGATCTACGCGGGGTCCGCTTTCAGCTCGAATACCTCAAGATTGAATCCCGGCTGCGCGAGGCCAACGTCAATTCGACGGTGGTCCTGTTTGGCGGCGCGCGCATCCCTGAGCCCGGCAAGCCGGCCTGGGCCGCAAAAACCGACGAGGCCAGGAAAAATCTCGAGGCCAATTCGATCTATTACGACGAGGCGCGGCGCTTTGCCCAACTGGCCTCGCTGACCTCGAAGGCCACGGAATTCACTGAATATGTGGTGGCGACCGGTGGTGGGCCCGGGGTAATGGAAGCGGGCAATCGCGGCGCCGCCGATGTGGGAGCGCCCTCGATCGGCTACAAAATAGTCCTGCCGCACGAGCAGGCGCCCAATACCTATGTGACGCCCCAGTTTTCCTTCAACTTCCACTATTTCGCGACGCGCAAGATACACTTTTTGATGCGCGCTAAGGTGGTGGCCATTTTCCCCGGCGGGTTCGGGACAATGGACGAATTTTTCGAAGCCCTGACCCTGATCCAGACCGGGCGCATGGACCGAATTCCGCTGCTGCTGTTCGGCAAGAAATTCTGGAGCCGGGTTCTCAACCTCGAGGCGCTTGCCGAAGAGGGAACGATCTCGCCCGACGATTTCAAGCTTTTCAGTTTCGTCGACACGGCCGACGAGGCCTGGGAGATCGTGCGCAAGACCTACAATCTGCCCAGCATCGAACATCGGGCATGAATCAGGAAGGGCCCGCCGGTGTTGGCGGGCCCTTTCACAATCGTCAGAGCGCTTACTGGTTGGCAGTGATCTGCACGTTCAGAAGGTCGACAAGGACGAACGGATCCGCCTCTACCTCGGTTTCCATGCCTTCGAACTCGGAAAAGGCGATGGGCTCTTCGGGCTCGACCGAGATCGTGAAATTCTGCGGGTCGGCGATAAACGTGTTGACCGCGCTGGTCACCATGGTCTTGAAGGCTTCGTTCTCGACTTCGGCCAGGGCCATGGGCACCATGAACTGCAAACCGGCCTTGAAGGTTTCGCCATCGACGCCCTGTTCGGCGCCGATGAAATCGAGAACCTTCATGAACAGCGAATCGTCATCATAGCGCAACGCGCCGCCAACCAGCTTCAGGTCGGCCATCTTCTCGAGCATGGCTTCCGACATTTCCGCCATCTGGTCTTCGTCGATCTCGATATCGGCCTCGGCCATCTCGGCCATCTTGAGGTTGACCTTCATGAGTTCGCGATAGATTTCCTCGGTATAGCCGGCCACAGCAAAGTCGAGCGAGAGTGAGCCCAGATCCTGCACGGCAAGGGAAATGTCGGTGACCTCGCCTTCCCCTGTTTCCGGCCACCAGGTGCCCGACCCCGACATGGAGGCATTGAGCTGGGTCAGCCCGAACGCCTCGAAGACCTCCTGGGCTTCAGCTTCCTCGATCGCGCTCAGATCGCCGCGAATGCCCGTAACCTGATAGGCCGAGCTCAGCCCGCCATCCGCGGTGGGCTCTTCCATGGTGATTTCCATAAGATCAACGGCAAAAAGTTCGGTACCAGTCTCGTCCGAGACGGTCAGCGGACCCGCCGAAATGCGGTCATAGAGATTGAATCCGATTTCGATGACCGAGTCGATGCCAGCGTCGGCCGGCAAGAGAATGCCTTCTGCCGCGATGTCGACAAAGCTGACCGAAAAGCCTTCATCCTCGTCGGTGTATTCGAAATCGGCGATGGAGGCCCGTTCGGCGCTGAAGCCGCCTTCGGCGGTTTCAACCACGCCGGTGAACACGACATCGCCGGGCACTTCGATATCGTCCTGGCCCGGGGTGGAGATCACGAAATCGGTGATCGTCACCGTATCGCCCTCGGCGGTAGCCGATCCATAGGCAAACGAAACGCCCATAAGCTTGCTGGTTTCGACAAGGCGATCCGCAAAGTCGGTGGCTTCGAGTGCCAGCGCGGCCTGGCTGGTTGTTGCCATGAGGATGGTGGCGAGCGAAAGGCGAGATAGCTTGTTCATGACGGTCCCCGTTTTTCGGCGTCTATCACGCCGTTCTGTTGCAAAGCTAAGAACTTATATCATTGCGGCCGTGTACGGCCAGCACGCATGGTAACGCGCCAGGATGACTTTTCGATCACGCCAATCGGGCAAAAAAGCGTCAGCGGCAGCGCGCCAGGAACGCCACGATGTCGTCGGTGACGTGGTGGACATGGTCCAGCCCCTCGCCACGGCCGAGCTCCCAGGCGTCGCACTGGTCGTGTTCGAACCCCGAACCGGCCACGACCTGCACGGTTGCCATGCCGATGGCGTGGGGCACCCGCAGATTCTTTTCCAGATCGTCGAACATGATGGCCTGCTTCGCGCCGATCCCGTGCGCGGCAAGAAAATCGCTATAGGCGATTTCGAGCGGCTTGGGCTGGTATCTGGCAGCCTTGATATCGAAGATGCCTTCAAAAAGCGCTGACGCGCCCAGACGGTCGAGCACGGCTTCGGCATGTCCGGTGCTGGCATTGGTGAAGATGAACTTGCGCCCGGGCAGCGCCGCGATGGCTTCGACAAGTTCCGGATGCGCCTCGACCGGGGAATAGTCGATGGCGTGAACCATTTTCAGATAATCCTCGGGGTCGACCGCATGGGTCTTCATGAGCCCGTTCAGCGTGGTGCCGTGATCGCGGTAATAGGCCTTCTGGAGCTCGCGCGCCGCGTCGAATTCGAGCTGGGCGACTTTCATCACGTACTCAGTGATGGCCGTATCGATCTGGGCGAACAGATTGCACTCACGCGGATAAAGCGTGTTGTCGAGATCGAACACCCAATCGGTGATGTGGTCGAAATCGAGGCGGGGAAGCACGGCTGGCGGGGTCATGTGGTTCATGGCCCCATTATGCCCCAAATCGATGAATGGGAAATGACCGAAAACAAAGGTTTGATCGGCCCCCTATCGCACCATCAGCGTTCCCGCGCCGTGTTCGGTGAACAATTCGAGCAGCACCGAATGGGCGGTCTTGCCGTTGACGATCACCACGCCTTCGACGCCCCGGTCGAGCGCTTCGATACAGGTTTCGACCTTGGGAATCATGCCCCCCGATATCGTGCCGTCGGCGATCAATTGCTGGGCCTCGCGCACCGAAAGTTCGGGGATCAGGTTGCCATTCTTGTCGAGAACGCCCGGAACGTCGGTCAGAAACAACAGCCGCTTGGCAAAGACCGCCCCGGCGATGGCGCCGGCGAAGGTGTCGGCGTTGATGTTGTAGGTGTTGCCGTCGCGACCGGGCGCCACGGGCGCGATGACCGGGATCATTTCCGAACGGGCGAGAAGATCGAGCAGCGTGCGGTCGATCTCGACGGGCTCACCCACAAAGCCCAGATCGAGAACGCGCTCGATATTGGAGGTGGGGTCGACATATTTCTTGTTGGCCTTTTCGGCAAAGACCATGTTGCCGTCCTTGCCGCACAACCCGATGGCCCATTCGCCTTCGGCGTTGATCATCGCCACGATTTCTTTGTTGATCGAGCCGGCCAGCACCATTTCCACGATTTCGACTGTGCGCTTGTCGGTCACCCGCAAGCCGCCCTCGAATTTGGATTCGATGCCGAGCTTTTTGAGCATGTCGCCGATCTGCGGACCGCCGCCGTGAACCACGATCGGGTTGACACCCGATTGTTTGAGCAGCGCCACGTCGCGCGCAAACGCCTTGCCCAGTTCAGGATCGCCCATGGCATGCCCGCCATATTTGATGACGACGGTCTTGTTCTCGTAGCGCTGCATGAAGGGCAGGGCCTTGGACAGCACTTCGGCGTCATAGGCGTTTTCAAGTCCGTCGGCCATGGGGCAGGGCAACTCCGTTTGGTCTTGGAAACCTCTCTAACCCGAACGCACGCCTTGTGAATAGTCCTCCCTCGTCCCGATGTGATCCAAAAGCGGATGGGGCCCGTACCGGGCTATAAAATTGGTATGCGATAGGGAGGGCGCCTATGGCCGACACCGCCGAAATTGCCGAGCTTCTGGCCCGCGTCGCGCTGCGCGACCGGAACGCGTTTCGTGCGCTTTATGCCCGCACGAGCGCGAAACTTTTCGGCGTGAGTTTGCGTATACTCTCCAACAGGAGTGAAGCAGAGGACGCCTTGCAGGACGTATTCATCAAGGTTTGGCAGCGTGCCGAGGGCTATCGTCCCGAGGCCGCCAGCCCCATGACGTGGCTGATCGCCATTGCGCGCAACAACGCCATAGACAGGGTTCGGGCCCGGCGGCCCGGTCATACCGACATCGACGAAGCGTTCGATCTCGAGGATTCGGGGATGAGCCCCGAGCAGTCGGCGATCAACACCGACCAGGGCAACCGGATCGAGGAGTGCATGGAACACCTTCGGCCCGAACGCGCCGAAGCGGTGCGCCGTGCCTATGTCGAAGGCGAAAGCTATAACGAACTGGCCGACAGGTTGGGCGTGCCGCTCAATACCGTGCGCACCTGGCTACGCCGGTCGCTCCTGGCCCTGCGCGACTGTCTTGGAGCCTATTAGACGAACCGATGAGTGATTTTGACGACACCGAATTGAACCGGGATGAAGAGCGCCTCGTGGCGGTCGCCGAATATGTTCTGGGACTGGGCAGTGCGCAGAGCAGGGCAGCGATGGCGCGCGCTATCGAAACCCGGCCCGATCTCGCTGCCGAACGTGCCTATTGGGAGCAGAAATTTTCTGCCTTCAATGAGGACTACGTGCCAACAACGCCCCCGTCCGGTCTTCTCGCCCGCATCGAGCAGCGGCTGTTTGCCGAGACCGTGGTCAAGGCGCCCTGGTACGATTCATTGGCATTGTGGCGTTCGCTTGCCGCCATGGCCGCAGCCGTGGCCGTGCTGGCCGTGGGGCTCAACCTGTTCCAGCCGGCTTTCGAAACACCGGGCGACACCGCCCAACTGGTCGCGGCGATGCAGACGGTGGACAGCGAGGTGAGCTTCATTGCCCGCTATGACGCTGCCTCCGGAGCGTTGCGCGTGAGCGGAACGGGCGCCCCGGCCGGACAGGGCAGCGATTACGAACTCTGGTTTATCGAAGGGGACGATGCTCCGATCTCGATGGGTGTTGTCGATGTGGCCGACGGACAGACGATCGCGGTCGACGAACTCTTGCGCGGGCGAATGGCCCAGGGCATCACGCTGGCAGTAACCCTGGAAGTCGCCGGCGGCTCACCCACCGGCGATCCTCAGGGCCCCATCGTTGCTGCAGGGCCGATTGCGGCGATCTGAAAAAAAATCGCGCGCTGGTGAAACTTGTTGTTTGCACCCTCCGTAACTGATCGCGAGCCTTCCAAAAAGGAAGGTCAAAACAGATGATCTTTCAGGAGATGAACACCATGCAGACCCGTGCAATTGCTCTTTCCGCCCTTCTGGCCACCTCTGCGCTGACCGGCGCCGCGCTCGC carries:
- a CDS encoding LOG family protein: MMGRKRHSSLRSSKEDMEAVRHSPQTPQTQSAAYRLAFADEEFMTSEDLRGVRFQLEYLKIESRLREANVNSTVVLFGGARIPEPGKPAWAAKTDEARKNLEANSIYYDEARRFAQLASLTSKATEFTEYVVATGGGPGVMEAGNRGAADVGAPSIGYKIVLPHEQAPNTYVTPQFSFNFHYFATRKIHFLMRAKVVAIFPGGFGTMDEFFEALTLIQTGRMDRIPLLLFGKKFWSRVLNLEALAEEGTISPDDFKLFSFVDTADEAWEIVRKTYNLPSIEHRA
- a CDS encoding pyrimidine 5'-nucleotidase, with amino-acid sequence MNHMTPPAVLPRLDFDHITDWVFDLDNTLYPRECNLFAQIDTAITEYVMKVAQLEFDAARELQKAYYRDHGTTLNGLMKTHAVDPEDYLKMVHAIDYSPVEAHPELVEAIAALPGRKFIFTNASTGHAEAVLDRLGASALFEGIFDIKAARYQPKPLEIAYSDFLAAHGIGAKQAIMFDDLEKNLRVPHAIGMATVQVVAGSGFEHDQCDAWELGRGEGLDHVHHVTDDIVAFLARCR
- a CDS encoding anti-sigma factor, whose amino-acid sequence is MSDFDDTELNRDEERLVAVAEYVLGLGSAQSRAAMARAIETRPDLAAERAYWEQKFSAFNEDYVPTTPPSGLLARIEQRLFAETVVKAPWYDSLALWRSLAAMAAAVAVLAVGLNLFQPAFETPGDTAQLVAAMQTVDSEVSFIARYDAASGALRVSGTGAPAGQGSDYELWFIEGDDAPISMGVVDVADGQTIAVDELLRGRMAQGITLAVTLEVAGGSPTGDPQGPIVAAGPIAAI
- a CDS encoding sigma-70 family RNA polymerase sigma factor; translation: MADTAEIAELLARVALRDRNAFRALYARTSAKLFGVSLRILSNRSEAEDALQDVFIKVWQRAEGYRPEAASPMTWLIAIARNNAIDRVRARRPGHTDIDEAFDLEDSGMSPEQSAINTDQGNRIEECMEHLRPERAEAVRRAYVEGESYNELADRLGVPLNTVRTWLRRSLLALRDCLGAY
- the argB gene encoding acetylglutamate kinase — protein: MADGLENAYDAEVLSKALPFMQRYENKTVVIKYGGHAMGDPELGKAFARDVALLKQSGVNPIVVHGGGPQIGDMLKKLGIESKFEGGLRVTDKRTVEIVEMVLAGSINKEIVAMINAEGEWAIGLCGKDGNMVFAEKANKKYVDPTSNIERVLDLGFVGEPVEIDRTLLDLLARSEMIPVIAPVAPGRDGNTYNINADTFAGAIAGAVFAKRLLFLTDVPGVLDKNGNLIPELSVREAQQLIADGTISGGMIPKVETCIEALDRGVEGVVIVNGKTAHSVLLELFTEHGAGTLMVR